In one window of Pelosinus sp. IPA-1 DNA:
- a CDS encoding energy transducer TonB produces the protein MAYHLRWRKAVIVSFFCHIFFFAGAGYLSAQLLATPLPLEQYVELELMNESQETARDSVITNMQATPTPLSPSNPSLAKTEQPASTPIPSVSTSALSMVTTDASSLGNTSGSEAATGSSEAATPSSSSGPSSGSRGKSGGIIPPSILSKADPSYPQSARQAGLEGTVVLKVQILETGRAGNISISRSSGHEILDDAAIAALREWRFAPAKERDSGLAISCYTTLPISFRLH, from the coding sequence ATGGCATATCATCTACGCTGGCGAAAAGCCGTCATAGTCTCTTTTTTCTGCCATATTTTCTTTTTTGCAGGTGCCGGTTATTTATCAGCTCAATTGTTAGCTACACCATTACCTCTAGAGCAATATGTAGAATTGGAGTTAATGAATGAATCTCAAGAAACTGCTAGAGATTCTGTTATAACAAATATGCAAGCAACACCTACACCCCTGTCGCCTTCTAATCCATCTCTTGCTAAAACGGAACAGCCGGCCTCCACACCAATTCCTAGCGTATCTACGTCTGCTTTATCTATGGTGACAACGGATGCCTCCTCCCTCGGCAATACTAGCGGTAGTGAAGCAGCAACTGGTTCCTCTGAAGCCGCTACTCCTAGTAGCAGTAGTGGTCCTAGTTCAGGTAGTAGAGGAAAATCAGGAGGCATTATCCCGCCCAGCATTTTAAGTAAGGCAGATCCATCTTATCCTCAATCGGCAAGGCAAGCAGGCCTAGAAGGTACCGTTGTTCTTAAGGTACAAATTTTAGAAACTGGCCGTGCAGGCAATATCTCCATCTCTCGTTCCTCGGGACATGAAATTCTAGATGATGCGGCTATAGCAGCTTTAAGAGAATGGCGTTTTGCTCCCGCCAAAGAACGTGATAGCGGCCTGGCTATATCGTGTTATACGACGTTACCAATTTCTTTCCGTTTACATTGA